In Apium graveolens cultivar Ventura unplaced genomic scaffold, ASM990537v1 ctg1740, whole genome shotgun sequence, the sequence aaaccctaattctctccatctcctcctccttcattacatcattttcttggtggataccgttggagtgcttcacacttgaggagcagctgctaaggatctccgttcatcatttttggatcgccattaaagacctccatctttccattaacgtaaagcttcttaaggtaaacatactgaactacgaattaaatattatttttcgcatggatcctggggagggtttcggtttttttaagatttaaatttatgtttttcgctggtttatgtgctaaaacccctGCACTGCAAAttatactttgagattttacctcgagatctcctagttaggcatatagaggtcttgacatctcgataagtatattgacttatcgagatctctaattccCCATGgatgatttgacttgtagagatctctaagttctctataagagaatttggcttgtcgagatctctcagctgtcttcactttgacttttcgatatctctgagatctctagtgacactttgacttgtcgatatctcagagatctctagtgacattttgacttatcgatatctcaaagatctatagtgacattttgacttgtcgatatctcagagatctctagtgacattttgacttgtcgatatctcagagatctctagtgacaTTTTGACTTGTCTAGTGAAGAAATGGAcctgtcgatatctccaatcttcatatcttcaattggcttgtcgatatctctctgagttctctagtagctttcctgacttctcgatatgtcatttggagttctcgaatgacttctctataacactaaatttgtgacttgtagagatcttgacttagaacatttttcccaaaacagatttcttcaactccaagcttttttataattcttctgaggcatgatcttcttgatcttctttcagatagaattcttaggcttgatactgttaaAGAAAAAGACCCCAGtatgctcctttgacatttttacagactttaaatgttacaagtacataatgcaaactaagattacaatacaacttacttagggttgtcaatttgacttattCTTATTAaagtataggcatgtcttgcacaacaaggTCATGCTAAATGCCTCATTAAAGGAACATGGTATCTTGCATGATTTTTGCATAACCCTCCTGAACAACTTTAATAACCGATTGAAAGACGTATTTGACTATCTGGAAATGGCTTTCAAGTGCAAAAGCTCAACAACAAAGGCCAATAATGTAAACTCCTCACATCCTTCCTACAAAATTATATTTCAGCAGCTTTTAGAAGTTTTAAGAACTTAGTTATCGATTCATCTGACTATACCACCACATGAATCTCAGGTTGTTTTTCGCCCATGTTTGGAATGCCAAAACCTTCAAATACCATTCTTTTAATATCACCACTTTTATCCCTTTGAATGTATTCATCTTCACACATATTATTATAAACATGCGATGTGCACGCATTCATGTATTCTTCTCCGTGAGAAGGTCCAATTTTTGTACCATTTCTCAAATCCAACTAAAATACAATTTGTATTGACAATATCCCTATCTTGATAATAGCGATTAGAAAAATCTCGACAAGGACAAATAATTTTTTCTGTGAGGGCTTTCCTGTATATGCGAATTCTAAAAAACTTTCGACTCCATTGACATACTCATCTGATGCTCTGTCATTACTATCAATCCAGTCCTTATTATTAACCTATATATACACAAAATATCAAGCATatacaaacaaaacaaaaaatcaaaaataataaaCAGATCCTACACATGAACAATTAACCACATATATAAGACCCATAAACAAACATTACACATATAATACACcccatatatatacataattcaAAATCAAGTGTGTATACATAAATATATAGATACATCATGACTGAAATCAGAGATAGAGAGAAAAAAATCAATCAGAGATAGAGTTAAAATCGCATCTGGTATGGGTCAATTGAAATGCTTCTACCGTGATTGAAATGGCTGATGTTGAATAAAATTCTAGGGAAACAAAAGAAAATAGCCTacgagaaaataaaataaaatgaatagaagaaaataaaataaaaattggGAAAAACAAAAACCGGGAGGATCAGGGGAGGGGGGAAATGAAAATATTTCGTGGTTAATAAAAGTGAGTTAGTGGGAGAAACTAATATTACTTACAGGAAAATAGTGTCATGTCATATATACTGAACTTTATATACAATGGATACATTAGAGCCGACATATATATTATATCATATACGACGACTCCCATCTTGTGTCGTATCTAAATTTGGTGGGAAAATAAAAAAGTGGGAAAATATTTCAGCGAATAAGTACAACGTGTCTTATATGGTTTTTATATTTACTATGAAATCGATAAGATGTCGTATATAATATTATATACGACGGGCCCACACTAACCGTCGTATAAATTCGTCGCATAAAACTGTTTTTTAGTGAATTAAAAATAAACGATTAAGATTAAGTCTTATTAAAATAAGTGTATTCTTAATACAATCATAAAAAGGAAATGATTACATTATTTTACTACTATTCAAACACCAATTGCGATATAATATCCTAATACAATTTATAGATATAATATGATTAGAGATATAACCAATCATAAGCATACAAAACTTCTTATCCAAAACTTTAGTCATGTACCTTCAAAAGAATCTCAATCGATGATATGATATAATTAAAAATAGACGATGAAGATTATAtcttattaaaataaatatattcataatacaatcataaataagaaataattatattattttattactaTTCAAACACCAACTGAAATAGAATATACTAACACAATTCTGGATTTGGATAGTATATGATTAGAGATTTAACAATCATAAATATAAAAGGATTGCGTTATTCAACTACTATTCAAATAACAAAATATGATACAATGAGACAATAATATATTGAATATGATTAGATATTCCAATGAATGTAGTTGTAATTTAATTTCACATTCATATATTTTTCGATAACTACATATTTATTGCAACAATATTACAACaaattatcaaaaataaaaataatattttaacaacATCAGGAATAACAATATATGTGTATtcaagggttggctcagttggttaaagaaaTGATAACTATCCTCTTCGTCACATGTACGAATCCCACGctaggagaatttatgattatgcatCTTGAGTCAGAGCccgtggtttgcaggctattgcgtgagtcCCGTGTGGTTTATCCGGTGCGCACCCGAAAAGTAACGGCTGCGGGTTCCCTACGattaaaaagaattatttttttctaaaaaattaataaaaaataagaTACAAACCGTACCGGCAGGTAGTATACGTTTACTATTTACACGTATTTCGAGACTTCTATAAAGTATcgtttcataatattttttttaatttttttttgaataaaagtttaaatgTTTTTGTTTAAAcataaaacatttttcagaaaaaaaattaaaaaagtaTATTAGAAGTTATGCTTTAAAATAGTATTGAAAATCGTactaaaaattattatataaaattaaatggTATAGAGGGAGTAACGGTTTTGATAATTTCTCAAATTATTTGTTCGATACGAGCAGTTAAAAATGAGGGTAAACAGTTTGAATGGTCACTTGAAAAATAATAGGCGGACGCCAAACACATCATATACAACACGCAGTATAACACACACTTCACTACCTTTACTCTCCCCTCTTTCCCGGAGAGATTATACATATCGAATCACATATACGAGACTAacgagagagagagggggagggaGGTAGGGGGAGAGAGacagagggagggagggagagagagggggagagagagagttATACAAGGGAGCCAAAAAAGGCCCAAATTTAGCTAGGGTTTTAAAAAAAACACCCCCACTTGAAAATCAATGTGTATTTGCACGTATTCTGTTTGAAAAGTGTGATATAATTGTTTATAGGGGCTTTGATTTGGTCTCAAAATGGACGGAAGGAGAATAACAGCGACCAGGAGGCCTTGCTGTGGACGTCGAGTGGTTGCGAAGAAACGACAGCGTAGCGGTGTAGATGGGTTTGTTAACAGTGTTAAGAAGCTACAAAGGCGAGAGATCTGTTCCAAACGTGATCGATCTTTCAGTATGAGCAATGCTCAGGAGAGGTTTCGGAATATTCATTTGCAGGTACGccctttttattttatttggaaTCATTCAttggatttttatttttttagttatcGTGTCTGAGTTAATTTCGAGTGGTTGTTAGATTATAGATGCGGAAATGTAGATGTTGAGTTGTTTGACTAGCATTCATTCTAGATCAGTATCTTGGTTGTATGAAATGTTGTAACTGCTTTAGTTTCTTTAATGCGTAGATGTTCTAGTTTGATTGAATGATTACCGTAATGACTGTGATGTGTGTATTACGAAATTAGTGCAACTTTGAGATCAATGTTTGTTATGGTGATATTTAATTTAAGATACTTCAAAATGAAAAGGGTAAAAATGAAAATGGCTTCTGTTAGATGCTAAATAATGACATTTATTTTGCTATATAATTCATGTCTTGTAGTGTTTGTTACCTAGTAGCTTACGCAACATTTACTAATCCTTAGTGTATCTTTGTTGTTGTGAATTTGTGATTCGTATTCTTTCCTCCTCGTTGGGACTTGGGAGACCTTAGTGTAGTAGTGATTCTTCTGGGGTTTGATCAACCCTAAGTCATCTTTGCTTTGTTTTTAATCTCTAATTCCATCTTTATTAAATTTGTCTTGTATCAGAATTCAATAATAATTTCTTGTAGAAAGTCATTTAGGAACCAGAAtgtttaaattttattttctttaatagCAAAGTAGCTCTGAGTGGGAGGCTATTGGGTTAATTTTTCTTCTACGCATCCTGTTTAATGTGCTTGTTTgctggttttaaaatttgttgaAATTAAGTGGATCTTTAGGCTATTAAGTGATCTGGTAGATATGCTCCACAGAGGTATATGTTTATGTGGATGCAATCACGTGTGATCGACACAAAATGTTTCTCCCTCTGTCCCCTTTTACATGTCTCTCTTCAAAATAAATTGTTTCTCTTAATACTTGTCCTCTTCCTTCAAAAGAAATTTATTGACAACTTTCGAAAACTATTCTTACAAATACTACTTCCAAGGTCTGactcttttaaaagttatttgtatCATCTTTTTTCAATGTAATTATTATAGTTATATATAGGAAAAAGATATCTAACTCCTTTTGGTTCTATTACGGTATTAAAGTTTCATATTGGAGATGTTGTGGTTAATGGCTACCTTGAAGTATATGTTTGGTTATGATTTCGGCAAGCTTAAGTGTTGGCTATGATGCTATGTTATAATTTTATTTCTACACCAGGAGGAATATGATACCCATGATCCGAAGGGGCATTCTTCTTTGGTGCTACCATTTCTGAAGAAGCGGTCAAAAGTTATTGAGATTGTTTCTGCACAGGATATTGTCTTTGCTCTTGTGCAGTCTGGTGTTTGTGCTGCATTTAGCCGAGGTGATTTGTCTAATCGCACGATCATCAGACATGTGTTAGAATTATAGTTCATGTGAAAGTGATGTAAACTTAACATATAAAATGCTGGATGCAGAAACCAATAAGAGGATATGCTTTTTGAATGTCAGTCCCGATGAAGTTATTCGCAGCTTGTTTTACAATAAAAACAACGATTCCCTCATCACTGTTTCAGTTTATGCATCAGACAACTTCAGCTCCTTGAAATGCAGAACCACGAGGATTGAGTATGTGAATTATTCAAACTGATTTTGTAAGTGTATTTTGAGCTTCTTTGTTTTCCTTTATACTCATGTACTTCATATACGGTGTCAGATATATTCGACGAGGTAAACCAGATGCTGGCTTCCCTCTCTTCGAGTCCGAGTCACTTAAATGGCCCGGCTTTGTCGAGTTTGATGATGTTAATGGGAAAGTACTCACATATTCTGCAGAGGATAGGTAATAATAAACCTTTTATCGCTTAATCTTCTGCACTCTATCAATTCCATAATTTGCACCATACGCTCCTTGACTTACTGAAATTTGATGGATGGTTTTCTTGTTATCAGCATCTACAAGGTCTTTGACCTTAAAAACTATACAATGCTATACTCCATCTCGGATAAAAATGTACAAGAAATCAAAATAAGGTGAGCTATTTCTCCATCACTGCCACAATAGTACCTGAAAGAATGTGTAGAAGTTATTAATGCTGTCTTCCATTTGATTTGGTTCTTTTTTTGTTACATGTACATTATAAAAGCTCATATTGTATCACTGTTTAAATTGTAAGTTTTTACCCATCGATCTGcaatttaaatattttttgtcTGTATCCATTTTTCATTTCAATTTCAAGCTAATAATGATGTGGATTAAGTAAAATACTTGGTTTTGTACTCCCTCTGTTTTTTTATTTGATGTTTTGAATTTTGGCACACATCTTCATATGCTTTAACTATATGGCTAAAATTAATCTTTTTTAAATTTTCCttttgtaaataaaaatatataatccaaattttaatttacaaaaaaagttcatcaaaaataataattactaTGTCGTCAAAAACACCTAAAGATGTGTGCCAAAAGTCAAAGCGTCAACTAAAAAACAGAGGGAGTACCTTCTTTTTCCGGTATATTGCTAAAGTAAAAGACTTGAAAGTTGTAAAGTTGGTTCTTTGTCTGTATTGCAGTGACCCCTAATTGGTGATATTTTTTAATGAGTTCTTACCTGAATAAAGGTCATGATTTTTTAGGAGTATTAGGGTTGCAGTTTGAATTTAGTGAATTAGGAATTATGCAGAACATCTTTGCAAGATTTAGAGAATAGCTTAGTGTGGACGAACTGTATCTTATTATATCCCCGTGAAGTTTCAGTATGTATCTTCAATAGTTGAATAAAAGAATAAAAGTTCAGTAAGCTCTAGATCAAGTAAATTAATTTTGTTGTAGTATTCTATAATGCTCTAGGAAGTTTGGGGGAAACTCACTTGTTTATCCCAGGTAATGTGGTTGAACAGGCTTCTTTCTCTCTGTCTCATTAAGTCTTGTTTGCATGTCGTAAATCATACTGGTCATCAAATTAACATGGTCTTCATTCCGTATAATTTTAGTGCCAAGTTACTGGTTTTGAGTATTACTGAGGGGTTCTTGTATATTAATTTGTTTAATTTTTGTAGTATTATTCAATGTGTTTACAAGGATAAATaagtttataattttttttaacagttgattgtatatttttcataattgttgtgtatattttttttgaaataattagTTTGTTGTATATATTAATTTATAGGGTCCTTTTTGCTGCTTATATATATGTGCAACCTTTGACATATTCTGTTCTGACCAATAGCCCAGGAATAATGTTGTTGATATTTACAAAAGCAAGTGGTCATGTACCTCTAAAGATTCTTTCAATTGAAGATGGATCTGTCCTGAAATCTTTCAATCATCTTCTTCATCGCAACAAAAAGGTGGATTTTATTGAGCAGTTCAACGAAAAGCTTCTCGTCAAGCAAGAGAATGAAAACCTACAAATTCTTGATGTATGCGTCTTTTTTCATGTTATATACTCCCTGTGTTTTCTTTTATATGTCGTTTGACTTTCTTGCACACAATTCTAAGTCCTTTGACCgcatagataaaataatattttttaaaattttctttttctaaattaaagttttagttatatatttttatttacaaaaagaaaaaattaaaaattattattttaactatgcGGTCAAAGCACTTTGAAATGTGTGTACAAAAGTCAAACGCCATATAATAAAAACGGAGGGAgtattatataaattataaaGTGCTCGTCTGGTAATTGAGTCTATAAAGCGCTTGTCTGGTAATTGATTTTAACTGCTGACAATTATGTTAAGCAGGTACGGAATTCTGAGCTAACGGAAGTCAGCAGAACTGAGTTTATGACTCCATCAGCATTTATTTTTCTATATGAAAACCAATTGTTTCTGACGTTCAGGAACCGAACAGTGGCTGTCTGGAACTTTCGTGGGGAGCTTGTGACATCATTTGAGGACCACCTTTTGTGGCATCCTGATTGCAACACTAACAACATATATATCACCAGCGACCAGGATCTTATTATATCTTATTGCAAAGCTGATTCCGATGACCCACTGCTAGAAGGAAGTGGTAAATAATTAGAGAATCGTGTAGGTTACAGTTATAAATCCTAAATGGTGGTTACTAGTTAAACACGAGAACTGGCTAAAGGCTGGTGAAAACTTAAATGAGTTCTACGACTTATTAAGAATAGATAGTAATAATTAGAATGCATGTGGTGTTCAGTAGTATAATGATCTGGTTCACGTGATATCCATAACCTTTAGATGCAACTTAATCCCTTGTCTAAATGTTAACAGTAGAATGTGCAACACATTCAGGAATTTACTGGTATGATACTAGAACAATGACACTAATCTGGGGTTGTGGGGTGTCTACCCAGGCTTAGACCCTTTCTAAATGTATATATATTGTCATAGTTTGACACAATTAAAAATTGTTGATGGGATCGAAGATGATTTATtgtttcaaaattattttatattattaccttacatttatataatataataaaactTTAAGGTTAGGT encodes:
- the LOC141700074 gene encoding uncharacterized protein LOC141700074 isoform X2 — protein: MDGRRITATRRPCCGRRVVAKKRQRSGVDGFVNSVKKLQRREICSKRDRSFSMSNAQERFRNIHLQEEYDTHDPKGHSSLVLPFLKKRSKVIEIVSAQDIVFALVQSGVCAAFSRETNKRICFLNVSPDEVIRSLFYNKNNDSLITVSVYASDNFSSLKCRTTRIEYIRRGKPDAGFPLFESESLKWPGFVEFDDVNGKVLTYSAEDSIYKVFDLKNYTMLYSISDKNVQEIKISPGIMLLIFTKASGHVPLKILSIEDGSVLKSFNHLLHRNKKVRNSELTEVSRTEFMTPSAFIFLYENQLFLTFRNRTVAVWNFRGELVTSFEDHLLWHPDCNTNNIYITSDQDLIISYCKADSDDPLLEGSAGSINISNILTGKCLAKIKATNSLQPDDCNCSSKCSGIQCNSSKRIRASRTTSTVADITALFYDEERNEIYTGNRIGMVHVWSN
- the LOC141700074 gene encoding uncharacterized protein LOC141700074 isoform X1, which produces MDGRRITATRRPCCGRRVVAKKRQRSGVDGFVNSVKKLQRREICSKRDRSFSMSNAQERFRNIHLQEEYDTHDPKGHSSLVLPFLKKRSKVIEIVSAQDIVFALVQSGVCAAFSRETNKRICFLNVSPDEVIRSLFYNKNNDSLITVSVYASDNFSSLKCRTTRIEYIRRGKPDAGFPLFESESLKWPGFVEFDDVNGKVLTYSAEDSIYKVFDLKNYTMLYSISDKNVQEIKISPGIMLLIFTKASGHVPLKILSIEDGSVLKSFNHLLHRNKKVDFIEQFNEKLLVKQENENLQILDVRNSELTEVSRTEFMTPSAFIFLYENQLFLTFRNRTVAVWNFRGELVTSFEDHLLWHPDCNTNNIYITSDQDLIISYCKADSDDPLLEGSAGSINISNILTGKCLAKIKATNSLQPDDCNCSSKCSGIQCNSSKRIRASRTTSTVADITALFYDEERNEIYTGNRIGMVHVWSN